In a single window of the Sander lucioperca isolate FBNREF2018 chromosome 19, SLUC_FBN_1.2, whole genome shotgun sequence genome:
- the cebpz gene encoding CCAAT/enhancer-binding protein zeta isoform X4 has protein sequence MASKNKYRKKSKASSKVTFQPEENDMEAENSGGEEDEDPARDGGEDRGKKEEEEFSLDEVLRLGGTQADYILLAGLNDTNELIDGGKKGAIDDLEEGELEKFIAKLGVRAYSGLQVIPDEPEGDDAADAGDTEGKKAKAQKATSPGEPVSNAEQQKVAKKQEEKQKAKKTKDAAKQKQKQNVNVFEFQQRQILLIKPGGKWFDLEYTAEGSSAPQDPHLVSRYKALAQQLFEADVALYKSKKNLQKGANSNWMKTVVSSGVLADRMAAMTVLIQDAPVHTLAHVESLVSMVKKRGSRRMGLMALDTLRELLLSDLLPEHRKLRTFAEHPFDQLEEKASGNRDARDRRLILWYFEHHLKHHMAEFAAALDTVAHDTVAATKAKALATAYELLCNRPEQERALLIQVVNKLGDPEYKTAAKASYLLESLLHKHPNMKAVVCCEVERIMFRPNISAKAQYYAICFLSQVMLSHDEADLAAKLIAIYFSFFRACVKKKDIESKMLSALLSGVNRAYPYASAGDEKVKEQLDTLFRVVHLVKFNTAVQALMLLFQVMDSQQSISDRYYVALYRKLLDTGLSSSSRQSMFLNLLYKSLKADIVLRRVKAFVKRLLQVSAEQSASFACGALFLVSEVMKAKPSLKILLQEDGEGEEEEFKDLAEEKDDDDDDEEERFVDADKLEEGASLETEKAKPTASWVHHQNLEGGKSSHSYDPLHRNPLFCGADHTTLWELQRLAVHFHPSVSLFAKTILQGGSIQYSGDPLQDFTLIRFLDRFVFRNPKQLKGKQNTDSAALTPKHSSLISIPVNCEEFLSKEESQVAVDEIFFHRFFRKRQQEKQLKTRRPRGDGDNDSVEDVDDEEFEKLLDSCEGDSYFTDLAIDDLDFAGNVKSKKGKKDAEDSDSEDSDLDDLDDEEVSLGSMDEEDFGDELDEDGGTFMDADGGGDDEDDEVPELEDAAFGGTDSDDEMEVPDITPRTKKGKRKSSESLGPKQGKKKGKKDAAMFVSADEFGSLLDENAGSKFDNIGLNAMANTDKAGLKQLKWESQRNDWIQGRDVKTLRRKKTMFNKKKAFGRARAGGKTVGNKKRKK, from the exons ATGGCGTCGAAAAACAAGTACCGAAAAAAATCCAAAGCGAGCAGTAAAGTGACATTTCAGCCTGAAGAAAACGACATGGAGGCTGAAAACAGCGGCGGAGAGGAAGATGAAGACCCGGCACGGGATGGAGGTGAAGACAGAGGgaagaaagaagaggaagagttCAGTCTGGACGAAGTTTTACGGCTGGGAGGAACGCag GCCGACTACATCCTGCTTGCCGGCCTGAACGACACCAACGAGCTCATCGACGGAGGAAAGAAAGGAGCGATAGACGACCTGGAAGAGGGCGAGCTTGAGAAGTTCATTGCCAAACTGGGCGTCCGGGCGTACTCCGGACTGCAGGTCATCCCAGACGAGCCCGAAGGCGACGATGCAGCAGACGCCGGCGATACGGAGGGCAAAAAGGCCAAAGCGCAGAAAGCGACGTCGCCAGGGGAACCCGTATCCAACGCAGAGCAGCAGAAAGTCGCCAAGAAGCAGGAGGAGAAACAGAAGGCCAAGAAGACTAAAGACGCGGCGAAGCAGAAGCAGAAGCAGAACGTGAACGTGTTTGAGTTCCAGCAGCGACAGATCCTGCTGATCAAACCCGGCGGGAAGTGGTTCGACCTGGAATACACGGCCGAGGGCTCGTCGGCGCCGCAGGACCCCCACCTGGTGTCCCGGTACAAGGCGCTCGCCCAGCAGCTGTTCGAGGCCGACGTGGCGCTCTACAAGAGCAAGAAGAACCTGCAGAAAGGGGCCAACTCCAACTGGATGAAGACGGTCGTGTCCTCCGGCGTTCTGGCCGACCGGATGGCAGCCATGACGGTGCTGATCCAGGACGCGCCGGTGCACACGCTGGCGCACGTGGAGAGCCTGGTCTCCATGGTGAAGAAGAGGGGCAGCCGGCGAATGGGTCTGATGGCGCTGGATACGCTGCGCGAGCTGCTCTTGTCCGACCTGTTGCCGGAGCACCGGAAGCTCCGCACCTTCGCCGAGCACCCGTTCGACCAGCTGGAGGAGAAGGCCAGCGGCAACCGCGACGCCCGCGACCGGCGCCTCATCCTCTGGTACTTCGAGCACCACCTGAAGCACCACATGGCGGAGTTCGCGGCGGCCCTGGACACGGTGGCCCACGACACGGTGGCGGCCACCAAGGCCAAGGCTCTGGCCACCGCGTACGAGTTGCTGTGCAACCGGCCGGAGCAGGAGCGCGCACTGCTCATCCAGGTGGTCAACAAGCTGGGCGACCCCGAGTACAAGACGGCGGCCAAGGCGTCCTACCTGCTGGAGTCGCTGCTGCACAAGCACCCCAACATGAAGGCGGTGGTGTGCTGCGAGGTGGAGCGCATCATGTTCCGGCCCAACATCAGCGCCAAGGCGCAGTACTACGCCATCTGCTTCCTCAGCCAGGTGATGCTGAGCCACGACGAGGCCGACCTCGCCGCCAAGCTCATCGCCATCTACTTCTCCTTCTTCCGCGCCTGCGTCAAGAAGAAGGACATCGAGTCGAAGATGCTGAGCGCGCTGCTGTCGGGCGTGAACCGGGCGTATCCCTACGCCAGCGCCGGGGACGAGAAGGTGAAGGAGCAGCTGGACACGCTGTTCAGGGTGGTTCACCTGGTGAAGTTCAACACGGCCGTGCAGGCGCTCATGCTGCTCTTCCAGGTGATGGACTCCCAGCAGAGCATCTCCGACCGATACTACGTCGCTCTCTACAG GAAGCTGCTGGACACGGGGCTGTCGTCGTCCTCCAGACAGAGCATGTTCCTCAACCTGCTGTACAAGTCTCTGAAGGCGGACATCGTGCTGCGGCGGGTCAAAGCCTTCGTCAAGCGACTGCTGCAGGTCAGCGCCGAGCAGAGCGCCAGCTTCGCCTGCGGGGCGCTCTTCCTGGTGTCGGAGGTCATGAAGGCCAAACCGAGCCTCAAGATCCTGCTGCAGGAGGACGGG gagggggaggaggaggagttcaAAGACCTCGCTGAAGagaaagatgatgatgatgatgatgaagaggagcGTTTTGTGGACGCCGACAAACTGGAGGAAGGAGCGAGTTTAGAGACGGAGAAGGCAAAGCCCACTGCATCATGGGTACATCACCAGAACCTGGAAG GAGGGAAGAGCAGTCACAGCTATGACCCGCTGCACAGAAACCCGTTATTCTGCGGCGCCGACCACACCACGTTATGGGAACTGCAGAGG CTCGCCGTGCACTTCCACCCCTCCGTGTCGCTGTTCGCAAAAACCATCCTGCAG GGGGGGTCCATCCAGTACTCAGGTGACCCTCTGCAGGACTTCACCCTCATCAGATTCTTGGATCGATTCGTCTTCAGAAACCCCAAACAGCTGAAGGGAAAAC AAAACACAGACTCTGCAGCGCTGACGCCCAAACACAGTTCTCTCATCTCTATACCAG TGAACTGTGAGGAGTTTCTGTCTAAAGAGGAGAGTCAGGTCGCTGTGGATGAAATCTTCTTCCATCG CTTCTTTAGGAAACGTCAGCAGGAGAAGCAGCTTAAGACTCGCCGGCCGCGAGGAGACGGCGATAACGACAGCGTGGAGGACGTGGACGACGAAGAGTTTGAGAAATTACTCG ATTCCTGTGAGGGAGACTCGTACTTCACGGACCTGGCCATCGATGATCTGGACTTTGCAGG taatGTGAAGAGTAAAAAGGGGAAGAAAGACGCGGAGGACTCAGACTCGGAGGACTCGGACCTGGACGACCTGGACGACGAGGAGGTGTCCCTGGGCAGTATGGACGAGGAAGACTTCGGAGACGAGCTGGACGAGGACGGAGGGACGTTCATGGATGCTGATGGGGGtggagatgatgaagatgatga AGttccagagctggaggatgctGCATTCGGTGG caCAGATTCAGACGATGAGATGGAAGTTCCAGACATCACTCCTCGGACCAAGAAGGGGAAAAGGAAGTCCTCAGAATCTTTAG GTCCGAAACagggaaagaagaaaggaaagaaagatgcAGCCATGTTTGTTTCTGCTGACGAG TTTGGCTCCCTGTTGGATGAAAATGCCGGCTCTAAGTTTGACAACATCGGACTGAATGCGATGGCCAACACCGACAAAGCAG GCCTGAAGCAGTTGAAGTGGGAGTCTCAGCGCAACGATTGGATCCAAGGCCGCGACGTCAAGACGCTGCGCAGGAAGAAGACCATGTTCAACAAAAAGAAGGCGTTTGGTCGAGCCAGGGCAGGAGGCAAGACGGTTGGCaacaaaaagaggaagaagTAG
- the cebpz gene encoding CCAAT/enhancer-binding protein zeta isoform X3, with protein sequence MASKNKYRKKSKASSKVTFQPEENDMEAENSGGEEDEDPARDGGEDRGKKEEEEFSLDEVLRLGGTQADYILLAGLNDTNELIDGGKKGAIDDLEEGELEKFIAKLGVRAYSGLQVIPDEPEGDDAADAGDTEGKKAKAQKATSPGEPVSNAEQQKVAKKQEEKQKAKKTKDAAKQKQKQNVNVFEFQQRQILLIKPGGKWFDLEYTAEGSSAPQDPHLVSRYKALAQQLFEADVALYKSKKNLQKGANSNWMKTVVSSGVLADRMAAMTVLIQDAPVHTLAHVESLVSMVKKRGSRRMGLMALDTLRELLLSDLLPEHRKLRTFAEHPFDQLEEKASGNRDARDRRLILWYFEHHLKHHMAEFAAALDTVAHDTVAATKAKALATAYELLCNRPEQERALLIQVVNKLGDPEYKTAAKASYLLESLLHKHPNMKAVVCCEVERIMFRPNISAKAQYYAICFLSQVMLSHDEADLAAKLIAIYFSFFRACVKKKDIESKMLSALLSGVNRAYPYASAGDEKVKEQLDTLFRVVHLVKFNTAVQALMLLFQVMDSQQSISDRYYVALYRKLLDTGLSSSSRQSMFLNLLYKSLKADIVLRRVKAFVKRLLQVSAEQSASFACGALFLVSEVMKAKPSLKILLQEDGEGEEEEFKDLAEEKDDDDDDEEERFVDADKLEEGASLETEKAKPTASWVHHQNLEGGKSSHSYDPLHRNPLFCGADHTTLWELQRLAVHFHPSVSLFAKTILQGGSIQYSGDPLQDFTLIRFLDRFVFRNPKQLKGKQNTDSAALTPKHSSLISIPVNCEEFLSKEESQVAVDEIFFHRFFRKRQQEKQLKTRRPRGDGDNDSVEDVDDEEFEKLLDSCEGDSYFTDLAIDDLDFAGNVKSKKGKKDAEDSDSEDSDLDDLDDEEVSLGSMDEEDFGDELDEDGGTFMDADGGGDDEDDDEVPELEDAAFGGTDSDDEMEVPDITPRTKKGKRKSSESLGPKQGKKKGKKDAAMFVSADEFGSLLDENAGSKFDNIGLNAMANTDKAGLKQLKWESQRNDWIQGRDVKTLRRKKTMFNKKKAFGRARAGGKTVGNKKRKK encoded by the exons ATGGCGTCGAAAAACAAGTACCGAAAAAAATCCAAAGCGAGCAGTAAAGTGACATTTCAGCCTGAAGAAAACGACATGGAGGCTGAAAACAGCGGCGGAGAGGAAGATGAAGACCCGGCACGGGATGGAGGTGAAGACAGAGGgaagaaagaagaggaagagttCAGTCTGGACGAAGTTTTACGGCTGGGAGGAACGCag GCCGACTACATCCTGCTTGCCGGCCTGAACGACACCAACGAGCTCATCGACGGAGGAAAGAAAGGAGCGATAGACGACCTGGAAGAGGGCGAGCTTGAGAAGTTCATTGCCAAACTGGGCGTCCGGGCGTACTCCGGACTGCAGGTCATCCCAGACGAGCCCGAAGGCGACGATGCAGCAGACGCCGGCGATACGGAGGGCAAAAAGGCCAAAGCGCAGAAAGCGACGTCGCCAGGGGAACCCGTATCCAACGCAGAGCAGCAGAAAGTCGCCAAGAAGCAGGAGGAGAAACAGAAGGCCAAGAAGACTAAAGACGCGGCGAAGCAGAAGCAGAAGCAGAACGTGAACGTGTTTGAGTTCCAGCAGCGACAGATCCTGCTGATCAAACCCGGCGGGAAGTGGTTCGACCTGGAATACACGGCCGAGGGCTCGTCGGCGCCGCAGGACCCCCACCTGGTGTCCCGGTACAAGGCGCTCGCCCAGCAGCTGTTCGAGGCCGACGTGGCGCTCTACAAGAGCAAGAAGAACCTGCAGAAAGGGGCCAACTCCAACTGGATGAAGACGGTCGTGTCCTCCGGCGTTCTGGCCGACCGGATGGCAGCCATGACGGTGCTGATCCAGGACGCGCCGGTGCACACGCTGGCGCACGTGGAGAGCCTGGTCTCCATGGTGAAGAAGAGGGGCAGCCGGCGAATGGGTCTGATGGCGCTGGATACGCTGCGCGAGCTGCTCTTGTCCGACCTGTTGCCGGAGCACCGGAAGCTCCGCACCTTCGCCGAGCACCCGTTCGACCAGCTGGAGGAGAAGGCCAGCGGCAACCGCGACGCCCGCGACCGGCGCCTCATCCTCTGGTACTTCGAGCACCACCTGAAGCACCACATGGCGGAGTTCGCGGCGGCCCTGGACACGGTGGCCCACGACACGGTGGCGGCCACCAAGGCCAAGGCTCTGGCCACCGCGTACGAGTTGCTGTGCAACCGGCCGGAGCAGGAGCGCGCACTGCTCATCCAGGTGGTCAACAAGCTGGGCGACCCCGAGTACAAGACGGCGGCCAAGGCGTCCTACCTGCTGGAGTCGCTGCTGCACAAGCACCCCAACATGAAGGCGGTGGTGTGCTGCGAGGTGGAGCGCATCATGTTCCGGCCCAACATCAGCGCCAAGGCGCAGTACTACGCCATCTGCTTCCTCAGCCAGGTGATGCTGAGCCACGACGAGGCCGACCTCGCCGCCAAGCTCATCGCCATCTACTTCTCCTTCTTCCGCGCCTGCGTCAAGAAGAAGGACATCGAGTCGAAGATGCTGAGCGCGCTGCTGTCGGGCGTGAACCGGGCGTATCCCTACGCCAGCGCCGGGGACGAGAAGGTGAAGGAGCAGCTGGACACGCTGTTCAGGGTGGTTCACCTGGTGAAGTTCAACACGGCCGTGCAGGCGCTCATGCTGCTCTTCCAGGTGATGGACTCCCAGCAGAGCATCTCCGACCGATACTACGTCGCTCTCTACAG GAAGCTGCTGGACACGGGGCTGTCGTCGTCCTCCAGACAGAGCATGTTCCTCAACCTGCTGTACAAGTCTCTGAAGGCGGACATCGTGCTGCGGCGGGTCAAAGCCTTCGTCAAGCGACTGCTGCAGGTCAGCGCCGAGCAGAGCGCCAGCTTCGCCTGCGGGGCGCTCTTCCTGGTGTCGGAGGTCATGAAGGCCAAACCGAGCCTCAAGATCCTGCTGCAGGAGGACGGG gagggggaggaggaggagttcaAAGACCTCGCTGAAGagaaagatgatgatgatgatgatgaagaggagcGTTTTGTGGACGCCGACAAACTGGAGGAAGGAGCGAGTTTAGAGACGGAGAAGGCAAAGCCCACTGCATCATGGGTACATCACCAGAACCTGGAAG GAGGGAAGAGCAGTCACAGCTATGACCCGCTGCACAGAAACCCGTTATTCTGCGGCGCCGACCACACCACGTTATGGGAACTGCAGAGG CTCGCCGTGCACTTCCACCCCTCCGTGTCGCTGTTCGCAAAAACCATCCTGCAG GGGGGGTCCATCCAGTACTCAGGTGACCCTCTGCAGGACTTCACCCTCATCAGATTCTTGGATCGATTCGTCTTCAGAAACCCCAAACAGCTGAAGGGAAAAC AAAACACAGACTCTGCAGCGCTGACGCCCAAACACAGTTCTCTCATCTCTATACCAG TGAACTGTGAGGAGTTTCTGTCTAAAGAGGAGAGTCAGGTCGCTGTGGATGAAATCTTCTTCCATCG CTTCTTTAGGAAACGTCAGCAGGAGAAGCAGCTTAAGACTCGCCGGCCGCGAGGAGACGGCGATAACGACAGCGTGGAGGACGTGGACGACGAAGAGTTTGAGAAATTACTCG ATTCCTGTGAGGGAGACTCGTACTTCACGGACCTGGCCATCGATGATCTGGACTTTGCAGG taatGTGAAGAGTAAAAAGGGGAAGAAAGACGCGGAGGACTCAGACTCGGAGGACTCGGACCTGGACGACCTGGACGACGAGGAGGTGTCCCTGGGCAGTATGGACGAGGAAGACTTCGGAGACGAGCTGGACGAGGACGGAGGGACGTTCATGGATGCTGATGGGGGtggagatgatgaagatgatgatga AGttccagagctggaggatgctGCATTCGGTGG caCAGATTCAGACGATGAGATGGAAGTTCCAGACATCACTCCTCGGACCAAGAAGGGGAAAAGGAAGTCCTCAGAATCTTTAG GTCCGAAACagggaaagaagaaaggaaagaaagatgcAGCCATGTTTGTTTCTGCTGACGAG TTTGGCTCCCTGTTGGATGAAAATGCCGGCTCTAAGTTTGACAACATCGGACTGAATGCGATGGCCAACACCGACAAAGCAG GCCTGAAGCAGTTGAAGTGGGAGTCTCAGCGCAACGATTGGATCCAAGGCCGCGACGTCAAGACGCTGCGCAGGAAGAAGACCATGTTCAACAAAAAGAAGGCGTTTGGTCGAGCCAGGGCAGGAGGCAAGACGGTTGGCaacaaaaagaggaagaagTAG
- the cebpz gene encoding CCAAT/enhancer-binding protein zeta isoform X5: protein MASKNKYRKKSKASSKVTFQPEENDMEAENSGGEEDEDPARDGGEDRGKKEEEEFSLDEVLRLGGTQADYILLAGLNDTNELIDGGKKGAIDDLEEGELEKFIAKLGVRAYSGLQVIPDEPEGDDAADAGDTEGKKAKAQKATSPGEPVSNAEQQKVAKKQEEKQKAKKTKDAAKQKQKQNVNVFEFQQRQILLIKPGGKWFDLEYTAEGSSAPQDPHLVSRYKALAQQLFEADVALYKSKKNLQKGANSNWMKTVVSSGVLADRMAAMTVLIQDAPVHTLAHVESLVSMVKKRGSRRMGLMALDTLRELLLSDLLPEHRKLRTFAEHPFDQLEEKASGNRDARDRRLILWYFEHHLKHHMAEFAAALDTVAHDTVAATKAKALATAYELLCNRPEQERALLIQVVNKLGDPEYKTAAKASYLLESLLHKHPNMKAVVCCEVERIMFRPNISAKAQYYAICFLSQVMLSHDEADLAAKLIAIYFSFFRACVKKKDIESKMLSALLSGVNRAYPYASAGDEKVKEQLDTLFRVVHLVKFNTAVQALMLLFQVMDSQQSISDRYYVALYRKLLDTGLSSSSRQSMFLNLLYKSLKADIVLRRVKAFVKRLLQVSAEQSASFACGALFLVSEVMKAKPSLKILLQEDGEGEEEEFKDLAEEKDDDDDDEEERFVDADKLEEGASLETEKAKPTASWVHHQNLEGGKSSHSYDPLHRNPLFCGADHTTLWELQRLAVHFHPSVSLFAKTILQGGSIQYSGDPLQDFTLIRFLDRFVFRNPKQLKGKQNTDSAALTPKHSSLISIPVNCEEFLSKEESQVAVDEIFFHRFFRKRQQEKQLKTRRPRGDGDNDSVEDVDDEEFEKLLDSCEGDSYFTDLAIDDLDFAGNVKSKKGKKDAEDSDSEDSDLDDLDDEEVSLGSMDEEDFGDELDEDGGTFMDADGGGDDEDDDEVPELEDAAFGDSDDEMEVPDITPRTKKGKRKSSESLGPKQGKKKGKKDAAMFVSADEFGSLLDENAGSKFDNIGLNAMANTDKAGLKQLKWESQRNDWIQGRDVKTLRRKKTMFNKKKAFGRARAGGKTVGNKKRKK from the exons ATGGCGTCGAAAAACAAGTACCGAAAAAAATCCAAAGCGAGCAGTAAAGTGACATTTCAGCCTGAAGAAAACGACATGGAGGCTGAAAACAGCGGCGGAGAGGAAGATGAAGACCCGGCACGGGATGGAGGTGAAGACAGAGGgaagaaagaagaggaagagttCAGTCTGGACGAAGTTTTACGGCTGGGAGGAACGCag GCCGACTACATCCTGCTTGCCGGCCTGAACGACACCAACGAGCTCATCGACGGAGGAAAGAAAGGAGCGATAGACGACCTGGAAGAGGGCGAGCTTGAGAAGTTCATTGCCAAACTGGGCGTCCGGGCGTACTCCGGACTGCAGGTCATCCCAGACGAGCCCGAAGGCGACGATGCAGCAGACGCCGGCGATACGGAGGGCAAAAAGGCCAAAGCGCAGAAAGCGACGTCGCCAGGGGAACCCGTATCCAACGCAGAGCAGCAGAAAGTCGCCAAGAAGCAGGAGGAGAAACAGAAGGCCAAGAAGACTAAAGACGCGGCGAAGCAGAAGCAGAAGCAGAACGTGAACGTGTTTGAGTTCCAGCAGCGACAGATCCTGCTGATCAAACCCGGCGGGAAGTGGTTCGACCTGGAATACACGGCCGAGGGCTCGTCGGCGCCGCAGGACCCCCACCTGGTGTCCCGGTACAAGGCGCTCGCCCAGCAGCTGTTCGAGGCCGACGTGGCGCTCTACAAGAGCAAGAAGAACCTGCAGAAAGGGGCCAACTCCAACTGGATGAAGACGGTCGTGTCCTCCGGCGTTCTGGCCGACCGGATGGCAGCCATGACGGTGCTGATCCAGGACGCGCCGGTGCACACGCTGGCGCACGTGGAGAGCCTGGTCTCCATGGTGAAGAAGAGGGGCAGCCGGCGAATGGGTCTGATGGCGCTGGATACGCTGCGCGAGCTGCTCTTGTCCGACCTGTTGCCGGAGCACCGGAAGCTCCGCACCTTCGCCGAGCACCCGTTCGACCAGCTGGAGGAGAAGGCCAGCGGCAACCGCGACGCCCGCGACCGGCGCCTCATCCTCTGGTACTTCGAGCACCACCTGAAGCACCACATGGCGGAGTTCGCGGCGGCCCTGGACACGGTGGCCCACGACACGGTGGCGGCCACCAAGGCCAAGGCTCTGGCCACCGCGTACGAGTTGCTGTGCAACCGGCCGGAGCAGGAGCGCGCACTGCTCATCCAGGTGGTCAACAAGCTGGGCGACCCCGAGTACAAGACGGCGGCCAAGGCGTCCTACCTGCTGGAGTCGCTGCTGCACAAGCACCCCAACATGAAGGCGGTGGTGTGCTGCGAGGTGGAGCGCATCATGTTCCGGCCCAACATCAGCGCCAAGGCGCAGTACTACGCCATCTGCTTCCTCAGCCAGGTGATGCTGAGCCACGACGAGGCCGACCTCGCCGCCAAGCTCATCGCCATCTACTTCTCCTTCTTCCGCGCCTGCGTCAAGAAGAAGGACATCGAGTCGAAGATGCTGAGCGCGCTGCTGTCGGGCGTGAACCGGGCGTATCCCTACGCCAGCGCCGGGGACGAGAAGGTGAAGGAGCAGCTGGACACGCTGTTCAGGGTGGTTCACCTGGTGAAGTTCAACACGGCCGTGCAGGCGCTCATGCTGCTCTTCCAGGTGATGGACTCCCAGCAGAGCATCTCCGACCGATACTACGTCGCTCTCTACAG GAAGCTGCTGGACACGGGGCTGTCGTCGTCCTCCAGACAGAGCATGTTCCTCAACCTGCTGTACAAGTCTCTGAAGGCGGACATCGTGCTGCGGCGGGTCAAAGCCTTCGTCAAGCGACTGCTGCAGGTCAGCGCCGAGCAGAGCGCCAGCTTCGCCTGCGGGGCGCTCTTCCTGGTGTCGGAGGTCATGAAGGCCAAACCGAGCCTCAAGATCCTGCTGCAGGAGGACGGG gagggggaggaggaggagttcaAAGACCTCGCTGAAGagaaagatgatgatgatgatgatgaagaggagcGTTTTGTGGACGCCGACAAACTGGAGGAAGGAGCGAGTTTAGAGACGGAGAAGGCAAAGCCCACTGCATCATGGGTACATCACCAGAACCTGGAAG GAGGGAAGAGCAGTCACAGCTATGACCCGCTGCACAGAAACCCGTTATTCTGCGGCGCCGACCACACCACGTTATGGGAACTGCAGAGG CTCGCCGTGCACTTCCACCCCTCCGTGTCGCTGTTCGCAAAAACCATCCTGCAG GGGGGGTCCATCCAGTACTCAGGTGACCCTCTGCAGGACTTCACCCTCATCAGATTCTTGGATCGATTCGTCTTCAGAAACCCCAAACAGCTGAAGGGAAAAC AAAACACAGACTCTGCAGCGCTGACGCCCAAACACAGTTCTCTCATCTCTATACCAG TGAACTGTGAGGAGTTTCTGTCTAAAGAGGAGAGTCAGGTCGCTGTGGATGAAATCTTCTTCCATCG CTTCTTTAGGAAACGTCAGCAGGAGAAGCAGCTTAAGACTCGCCGGCCGCGAGGAGACGGCGATAACGACAGCGTGGAGGACGTGGACGACGAAGAGTTTGAGAAATTACTCG ATTCCTGTGAGGGAGACTCGTACTTCACGGACCTGGCCATCGATGATCTGGACTTTGCAGG taatGTGAAGAGTAAAAAGGGGAAGAAAGACGCGGAGGACTCAGACTCGGAGGACTCGGACCTGGACGACCTGGACGACGAGGAGGTGTCCCTGGGCAGTATGGACGAGGAAGACTTCGGAGACGAGCTGGACGAGGACGGAGGGACGTTCATGGATGCTGATGGGGGtggagatgatgaagatgatgatga AGttccagagctggaggatgctGCATTCGGTG ATTCAGACGATGAGATGGAAGTTCCAGACATCACTCCTCGGACCAAGAAGGGGAAAAGGAAGTCCTCAGAATCTTTAG GTCCGAAACagggaaagaagaaaggaaagaaagatgcAGCCATGTTTGTTTCTGCTGACGAG TTTGGCTCCCTGTTGGATGAAAATGCCGGCTCTAAGTTTGACAACATCGGACTGAATGCGATGGCCAACACCGACAAAGCAG GCCTGAAGCAGTTGAAGTGGGAGTCTCAGCGCAACGATTGGATCCAAGGCCGCGACGTCAAGACGCTGCGCAGGAAGAAGACCATGTTCAACAAAAAGAAGGCGTTTGGTCGAGCCAGGGCAGGAGGCAAGACGGTTGGCaacaaaaagaggaagaagTAG